The Methylomusa anaerophila genome has a segment encoding these proteins:
- a CDS encoding TonB-dependent receptor plug domain-containing protein, with amino-acid sequence MAFRTKIIKKIKNIKNINKKAIIPIAALTSCTMAIAGMTISNAAAPEEEQEFNFEQVMVTAQRYQKSDIDTPASTSVYTYEDLKSTGARNVAEALKQAAGLTYSSFGPSGASMTTMTTKIIIRGVSTGTLVLVNGTPLNLRGLYNLEDIPVENIERIEIVKGGGSVLYGSEATGGVINIITKKNLQNSVKISGGNYGQQDHSFTLQAGKLGLNYNFEKWGDLGNISKSIANGKEMNMFFPGLERNNQTLSYQFSKAVSLLYSHNSSESLYDYKFGTGYAANLIGKTRYSRVYTDEKDFVQLQYDQDHIKGSLYYNYKTMNTLGTDYYSSSGSAAGYPKKTSETSRSSTYGFDLQKDWMIHANKLLLGVTYQNEYYDPNISNTLDYQRDNYSVYGQWEQPAGKADTIILSGRETWTANAPNGRNYDNFSGQAQFLHKLNDNESIYTSVGQSFVMPTFAQMYSSNDDRRLGNPNLKPQTGLHYEAGWKRNSGNHNWRLAVFSFTIKDNISSTYNQADGTYSYKNEDMKNTGVELTCQVDGPKDWTFNWGVTYGDALTKSTDKPYWDRNFGRWQVNGGATYQHDRWKVTLTGNYLADRVMTPSTAKSYDVKPYLLTSLSVNYTLGKQQEIILTAQNVLNRKDIISHSTSEYYYTPFNFSLGYKSKF; translated from the coding sequence ATGGCGTTTAGAACCAAGATTATTAAAAAAATAAAAAACATTAAAAATATTAATAAGAAGGCAATAATCCCAATCGCTGCGCTTACTTCGTGCACAATGGCCATTGCCGGCATGACTATCAGCAATGCCGCAGCGCCGGAAGAGGAACAGGAGTTTAACTTTGAACAGGTAATGGTAACTGCCCAACGATATCAGAAGAGCGATATCGATACCCCGGCTTCGACCAGTGTCTATACATATGAAGATCTTAAGTCAACAGGGGCCCGGAATGTGGCGGAAGCGTTAAAACAAGCGGCAGGACTTACATATTCTTCTTTTGGCCCCAGCGGGGCCTCTATGACTACCATGACGACCAAGATAATAATACGGGGTGTTTCAACAGGCACCCTTGTTCTTGTCAATGGCACACCGCTTAATCTGCGTGGGTTGTATAATCTGGAAGACATACCTGTCGAGAACATCGAAAGGATTGAAATTGTCAAAGGCGGCGGTTCAGTACTATACGGCAGCGAGGCTACCGGCGGGGTCATCAACATTATTACCAAGAAAAACCTGCAAAACTCTGTGAAAATTTCCGGCGGCAATTATGGGCAGCAAGACCATAGTTTTACTCTTCAGGCAGGAAAGCTGGGATTAAATTATAATTTTGAAAAATGGGGCGACTTGGGAAATATTTCTAAATCAATAGCAAACGGCAAAGAGATGAACATGTTTTTTCCCGGGCTGGAGCGCAATAATCAGACGCTTTCTTACCAGTTTAGTAAAGCCGTATCGTTGCTATACAGCCATAATAGCTCAGAGTCGCTTTACGACTATAAGTTCGGGACAGGCTATGCTGCGAATCTGATTGGCAAGACAAGATACAGCAGGGTATATACGGATGAAAAGGATTTTGTCCAGCTGCAGTATGACCAGGATCATATAAAGGGATCGCTGTATTATAACTATAAAACGATGAACACCTTAGGGACAGACTACTATTCTTCATCAGGCTCCGCCGCCGGGTATCCTAAAAAAACAAGTGAAACAAGCAGAAGCAGCACTTACGGCTTTGATCTTCAAAAAGACTGGATGATTCATGCCAATAAATTATTGCTGGGTGTTACTTACCAAAATGAGTATTATGACCCTAATATCAGCAATACCCTGGATTATCAGCGGGACAACTATTCGGTATACGGACAGTGGGAACAGCCTGCAGGCAAGGCTGATACAATAATCCTGAGCGGGAGGGAAACCTGGACGGCAAACGCGCCTAACGGGAGAAATTATGATAATTTTAGCGGGCAGGCTCAATTTCTTCACAAGCTGAATGATAACGAATCTATTTATACCAGTGTCGGACAGTCTTTCGTAATGCCGACCTTTGCCCAAATGTACAGCAGCAACGATGACCGGCGGCTTGGCAACCCTAATCTAAAGCCTCAGACCGGCCTGCATTACGAAGCGGGCTGGAAAAGAAACAGCGGCAATCATAACTGGCGATTGGCAGTTTTTAGTTTTACAATCAAAGACAATATTTCTTCCACTTATAATCAGGCAGACGGCACCTATTCCTATAAGAATGAAGATATGAAAAATACCGGTGTGGAGTTGACTTGCCAGGTTGACGGGCCTAAGGATTGGACATTCAACTGGGGCGTCACTTATGGCGATGCTTTAACGAAAAGCACGGATAAGCCTTACTGGGATCGCAACTTTGGGCGCTGGCAGGTGAATGGCGGCGCAACTTATCAACATGACCGCTGGAAGGTTACACTCACCGGCAATTATCTGGCTGATCGGGTCATGACGCCAAGTACTGCAAAATCATATGATGTCAAGCCATATTTACTAACCAGTTTGAGTGTGAATTATACCCTCGGCAAGCAGCAGGAAATTATCCTTACAGCTCAGAATGTATTGAACCGGAAAGACATAATTTCCCATTCTACTTCGGAATATTACTATACTCCCTTTAATTTCAGCTTAGGTTATAAAAGTAAATTTTAA
- a CDS encoding precorrin-8X methylmutase has product MEYIMDPGLIETRSMEIIGSYLDELGLELSPAAVKVYSRIIHAAGDPDYAKHIRIHPDAITAGCAALAAGRDIYCDVEMVRTGINKRLSSYGGKVYCLIGSEETARLAKSVITRAMSAAIRQFGGQLDGVIVAIGNAPAALFELSTLMERTGIRPALVIGVPAGFVGAAESKALLHAASPVPYITVLGNKGGSPIAVAALDALWYMTETVSNNVI; this is encoded by the coding sequence ATGGAATATATCATGGATCCTGGTTTGATTGAAACCCGCAGTATGGAAATTATAGGTTCCTATTTGGATGAACTGGGACTGGAACTTTCACCGGCGGCTGTTAAGGTGTATTCCCGTATTATTCATGCGGCAGGTGATCCTGATTACGCCAAACACATCAGGATTCATCCTGACGCAATCACCGCCGGGTGTGCTGCTTTGGCAGCAGGACGGGATATTTATTGTGATGTGGAAATGGTCCGTACAGGAATTAATAAGCGGCTTTCATCCTATGGCGGTAAGGTGTACTGTTTAATTGGCAGCGAAGAAACCGCTCGGCTTGCCAAAAGCGTCATTACCCGGGCGATGTCCGCCGCCATTAGGCAGTTTGGCGGGCAATTAGACGGTGTTATTGTTGCCATTGGCAATGCGCCGGCCGCGTTGTTTGAACTTTCAACCCTAATGGAACGAACCGGTATCCGGCCGGCGCTGGTAATCGGCGTGCCTGCCGGCTTTGTCGGGGCGGCAGAATCAAAAGCTTTGCTGCACGCAGCTTCGCCTGTGCCTTATATTACTGTTTTAGGTAACAAGGGAGGCAGCCCTATTGCCGTAGCAGCCTTGGACGCCCTTTGGTACATGACAGAAACAGTATCCAATAATGTTATATAG
- a CDS encoding HPr family phosphocarrier protein yields MYTKIVTISNKTGLHARPASSFVQTAAKFQSEIRVQKEDNIADAKSILKLMALGITKGTEIAIAAEGPDEKAAVEALVELIESNFGE; encoded by the coding sequence ATGTATACTAAAATTGTAACAATAAGCAATAAAACCGGTCTCCATGCCAGACCAGCCAGTTCGTTTGTCCAGACGGCAGCAAAATTTCAGTCTGAGATTAGGGTGCAAAAAGAGGACAATATCGCCGACGCAAAATCAATTTTGAAATTAATGGCACTGGGGATAACCAAAGGCACAGAAATAGCTATTGCCGCCGAAGGCCCTGATGAAAAAGCTGCCGTTGAGGCACTTGTCGAACTTATTGAAAGCAATTTTGGGGAGTAA
- a CDS encoding UDP-glucuronic acid decarboxylase family protein: protein MSAEKRVLVTGGAGFIGSHLCRRLLAEGAYVICLDNFYTGSRNNIAELMKHPRFELLYHDVVEPFTTEVDEIFNLACPASPVHYQADPVKTVKTSVLGVIHVLELARKLQAKVLHTSTSEVYGDPLLHPQPETYWGNVNPNGLRSCYDEGKRCAETLCFDYSRQYGLDLKVVRIFNTYGPNMRPDDGRVVSNFIIQALRGNELTVYGDGSQTRSFCYIDDLVEGIIGMMQTSEGFHGPVNLGNPDEFTILELAEQVIRLTGACTQIAYRPLPADDPRQRRPDISLAKTKLDWEPQVQLEIGLIKTIAYFRELAEQNKR, encoded by the coding sequence GTGTCTGCTGAAAAACGAGTGCTTGTTACCGGCGGCGCCGGCTTTATCGGCTCCCATCTTTGCCGCCGACTGCTTGCAGAGGGTGCGTACGTTATTTGCTTGGATAATTTTTACACCGGTTCCCGGAATAATATTGCCGAATTAATGAAACATCCCCGGTTTGAACTGCTATATCATGACGTGGTGGAACCCTTCACGACGGAAGTTGATGAAATTTTCAATTTGGCTTGTCCCGCCAGTCCGGTGCACTATCAGGCAGACCCGGTCAAAACCGTTAAAACCAGTGTGCTGGGGGTAATTCATGTCCTGGAACTGGCCCGCAAGCTGCAGGCGAAAGTATTACATACTTCAACTTCTGAAGTGTACGGAGACCCGCTATTGCATCCTCAGCCCGAGACCTATTGGGGAAATGTTAATCCTAACGGTTTAAGGAGCTGCTATGACGAAGGCAAGCGGTGCGCCGAGACCCTGTGTTTCGATTATTCCCGTCAATATGGTCTTGATCTCAAAGTCGTTCGTATTTTTAATACCTATGGCCCCAACATGCGACCGGATGACGGCCGGGTTGTCAGCAACTTCATTATTCAAGCGCTGCGAGGGAACGAGCTTACGGTATACGGCGACGGCAGCCAAACCCGTTCATTTTGCTATATTGATGATTTGGTCGAGGGAATTATCGGCATGATGCAAACAAGCGAAGGTTTTCATGGGCCAGTTAACTTAGGCAATCCGGACGAATTTACAATTTTAGAGCTGGCAGAGCAGGTTATCCGGCTGACAGGGGCATGTACCCAAATTGCATATCGACCGCTGCCGGCGGATGATCCCCGCCAGCGTCGTCCGGACATCTCATTGGCGAAAACGAAATTGGATTGGGAACCACAGGTTCAGCTTGAGATAGGACTGATAAAGACTATTGCTTATTTTCGAGAACTGGCTGAACAGAATAAAAGGTAG
- the dapF gene encoding diaminopimelate epimerase: MNFDFYKYHALGNDYIVIDPNKTKVNLSEENIRLICHRNFGVGSDGILYGPLFQDKSIYFRILNPDGSEAEKSGNGIRIFSRFLVDAEYVTDKEFNLGTLGGNVRVELLDDNGRRIRVDMGTVTFQSRQIPVAGPAREVVNEELVVNNQRLFITCLSIGNPHCVVPCDELGRETASGLGAAIESHELFPNRINVQFLKILNRNNIQIEIWERGAGYTLASGSSSCAAASAAYKMGLAGNEINVHMPGGIIRVDIQNDGHVFMTGSVTQVAQGVFSEDLWRQIQG, encoded by the coding sequence ATGAATTTTGATTTTTATAAATATCATGCTTTAGGTAACGATTATATTGTTATTGATCCCAACAAGACCAAAGTTAACTTGTCTGAGGAGAATATCCGGCTGATTTGCCACCGTAATTTCGGTGTCGGTTCGGACGGTATTTTGTACGGACCTTTGTTTCAGGACAAGTCCATTTATTTTAGAATACTGAATCCGGACGGGAGCGAGGCCGAGAAAAGCGGCAATGGAATTAGAATATTCTCCCGGTTTCTTGTTGATGCCGAGTATGTTACCGATAAAGAATTTAATTTAGGGACTTTAGGCGGCAACGTTCGCGTGGAACTCTTAGACGATAACGGCAGGCGAATTCGGGTGGATATGGGAACGGTAACCTTTCAAAGCCGGCAGATTCCTGTGGCCGGACCGGCGCGGGAAGTGGTGAATGAGGAGTTGGTGGTTAATAACCAAAGGCTCTTTATTACGTGTCTATCCATCGGCAATCCCCATTGTGTGGTGCCTTGCGATGAACTCGGGCGGGAAACGGCTTCTGGCCTGGGGGCAGCCATTGAAAGCCATGAGCTTTTTCCCAACCGGATTAATGTTCAGTTTCTAAAGATATTAAACCGAAACAACATTCAAATCGAGATTTGGGAACGGGGGGCGGGCTATACGCTGGCTTCCGGCAGCAGCAGCTGTGCAGCAGCCAGTGCAGCTTACAAAATGGGGCTGGCCGGCAATGAGATAAACGTACATATGCCGGGTGGTATTATTAGGGTAGATATTCAAAATGATGGACATGTCTTTATGACGGGCTCTGTCACGCAGGTGGCTCAAGGAGTGTTTTCGGAGGATTTGTGGAGGCAAATTCAGGGATAA
- a CDS encoding UDP binding domain-containing protein encodes MKICVIGTGYVGDNMLEAARGVDALLLVTEWCQFCQVDFDQIKHLMHRPIVFDGRNQYDPQRMLRLGFEYYCSGRGLSVC; translated from the coding sequence ATGAAAATATGTGTGATTGGGACAGGGTATGTCGGCGATAACATGCTGGAAGCAGCCAGAGGGGTTGACGCTCTCCTCCTGGTTACTGAGTGGTGTCAGTTTTGCCAAGTGGATTTCGATCAAATTAAGCACCTGATGCACAGGCCAATAGTTTTTGACGGCAGAAACCAGTACGATCCCCAACGGATGCTCCGCCTTGGTTTTGAATACTACTGCAGCGGGAGGGGTTTAAGTGTCTGCTGA
- a CDS encoding carbon-nitrogen hydrolase family protein gives MRVAFLHLDLSGGPEARNLELLHQAIDLAAQQGAKWVVTPETAVQGYFFKLKAEAAREPLNIPVQPCPGLDGIRCLAAKRGLTVFLGCAEQDEATGNYFNSCLVIGPGGEILGRHRKLRAHGTGAEGWAARGKQLEPVDCREMKAGVLVCADLWYPEHAQVLQAKGARVIVALAAWPPGKCGPGDSWEQASAASGLPVWVCNQTGNGEHLDFSQATSAVAAEGRLQLTYKGLAPAVLLFDWDESEQRLLSSEFTVVKL, from the coding sequence ATGAGAGTCGCTTTTTTACATTTGGATTTAAGCGGGGGACCGGAAGCCCGCAATTTGGAACTGCTGCATCAGGCCATTGATTTGGCGGCTCAGCAGGGAGCGAAATGGGTCGTTACTCCGGAAACAGCGGTACAGGGATATTTCTTTAAACTTAAGGCTGAGGCGGCCCGGGAGCCATTAAACATACCTGTGCAGCCTTGTCCCGGTCTGGATGGCATCCGTTGCCTGGCCGCAAAGCGCGGCCTTACCGTATTCTTAGGCTGCGCCGAACAGGATGAAGCCACCGGCAACTATTTCAATAGTTGCCTGGTGATCGGCCCAGGCGGGGAAATACTTGGCAGACACCGTAAACTTCGGGCGCATGGGACAGGCGCCGAAGGCTGGGCGGCCAGGGGCAAGCAACTGGAACCCGTTGATTGCCGGGAAATGAAAGCCGGAGTTTTGGTGTGCGCCGATCTTTGGTACCCTGAACACGCCCAGGTGTTGCAAGCCAAAGGTGCCCGGGTTATCGTAGCCTTGGCTGCCTGGCCGCCGGGAAAATGCGGCCCGGGGGACAGTTGGGAACAGGCATCCGCAGCCAGCGGTCTGCCGGTATGGGTGTGCAATCAGACCGGCAACGGTGAACATCTGGATTTTAGCCAGGCAACAAGCGCTGTGGCGGCAGAAGGAAGATTGCAATTAACCTACAAAGGCCTGGCGCCGGCCGTGCTGCTGTTTGACTGGGATGAGAGCGAACAGCGCTTGTTGTCGTCTGAGTTTACCGTAGTAAAACTATAA
- a CDS encoding TolC family protein, with protein MERLKRRIAKLLVSILTLFAFSHPVLAAPIELTLADSISLALKNNKDIKISTLARDKAVWVIKQEEAGKGVSLNLNHSARRSDSAGGDPATNFSNNVSLSVPIYSGGKLESQIDQAKLELKIADLGLDATMQQTKQNVTTYYFNVLQYRNEAQINRETVDNYTAHLKDVQAKYEIGTVAKTDVLASQVSLATAQDDLIKAENNYNVAVATLNNAIGLSLDSELTLKEGLKYEKNSLTLEDCVKYALANHPEIAEYQTKIASAEDDVKIAKSGDKPTVDFAVGQSWYDKDFPGANNSNWQATITASFNLFDSGLNKSRVQQSQYSLATAQEAADQKRDTVLLDVRQYYLSMREAEKRIDTNQVAVNQAQENLKIQEARYSAGVGTNLDVLDAVLHLNQTKINDIQALYDYNTSKAQLDKAMGVPVQ; from the coding sequence TTGGAAAGGCTTAAAAGGCGTATTGCCAAACTATTAGTATCTATTCTTACTTTATTCGCATTTAGTCATCCGGTGCTGGCGGCGCCGATTGAATTGACACTTGCTGATAGCATTTCGCTGGCTCTTAAAAATAACAAGGATATAAAAATCTCCACATTAGCCAGAGATAAGGCAGTCTGGGTGATAAAACAAGAAGAAGCGGGCAAGGGGGTTAGCCTGAATCTGAATCATTCTGCCAGACGTTCTGACTCGGCAGGCGGTGACCCCGCCACGAATTTTAGCAATAATGTGTCGCTTAGCGTGCCCATTTATTCCGGCGGTAAATTGGAAAGTCAAATTGACCAGGCTAAGCTTGAACTCAAAATTGCGGATCTTGGTCTTGACGCAACAATGCAGCAAACCAAACAGAATGTCACTACATACTATTTTAATGTGCTGCAATATCGAAATGAGGCGCAAATAAACCGGGAGACGGTTGATAACTATACCGCCCACCTGAAAGATGTGCAAGCAAAATATGAAATTGGCACAGTGGCTAAGACCGATGTGCTGGCAAGCCAAGTCTCGCTGGCCACAGCTCAGGATGACCTGATTAAAGCTGAGAACAATTATAATGTTGCCGTAGCAACGCTCAACAATGCCATCGGCTTGTCCCTGGACAGTGAGTTAACCCTTAAAGAAGGTCTCAAGTATGAGAAAAATTCTCTCACCCTTGAAGATTGCGTCAAATACGCATTGGCCAACCATCCGGAAATAGCTGAGTACCAAACGAAAATAGCCAGCGCCGAAGATGACGTCAAAATCGCTAAAAGCGGCGATAAGCCGACAGTTGACTTTGCTGTGGGGCAAAGCTGGTATGACAAGGATTTTCCCGGCGCCAATAACAGTAACTGGCAGGCGACCATTACCGCCTCGTTTAATCTGTTTGATTCGGGCCTGAATAAATCCAGGGTCCAACAGTCTCAATACAGTTTGGCCACAGCCCAGGAAGCAGCCGATCAGAAACGCGACACCGTATTATTGGATGTGCGCCAGTATTATTTAAGCATGCGGGAAGCTGAGAAGCGGATTGATACCAATCAGGTGGCAGTGAACCAGGCCCAGGAAAACCTGAAGATCCAGGAGGCCCGTTATAGTGCAGGGGTGGGAACCAATCTGGATGTTCTCGACGCCGTATTGCATTTGAACCAAACTAAGATTAACGATATTCAAGCCTTGTACGATTATAATACCAGCAAGGCGCAATTGGATAAAGCTATGGGTGTGCCGGTCCAATAA
- a CDS encoding CAP domain-containing protein: MKNFKRLVAITLAALFLGTFAVPPANAATYYYFSRSVPIGTTVKASDCPTAKTPAGSTVKTPTGPTVKTPTGPIVRTPGTTKPATPASPAPATGNVSAPLSADEQTMVNLVNRERTSRGLAPLQVDMRLVKVARMKSLDMIKNNYFSHQSPTYGSPFDLMRSQGITYRAAGENLAGASSVTQAHTNLMNSSGHRANILNANYNRIGIGIVKGGPYGMMISQEFIGI, encoded by the coding sequence TTGAAGAATTTCAAAAGACTCGTCGCCATCACTTTAGCTGCTTTGTTTTTAGGAACATTCGCAGTACCTCCGGCTAATGCTGCCACTTATTATTATTTTTCTCGTTCTGTCCCGATCGGCACAACTGTAAAGGCTTCGGATTGCCCAACTGCAAAGACTCCGGCTGGTTCAACCGTAAAGACTCCCACTGGTCCGACTGTAAAGACTCCGACCGGTCCAATTGTACGGACTCCCGGAACCACTAAGCCCGCCACTCCGGCTTCTCCGGCTCCGGCTACCGGTAATGTATCCGCTCCGCTCTCCGCAGATGAACAAACAATGGTCAATTTGGTTAACAGAGAACGGACTAGCCGCGGCTTAGCACCACTGCAAGTGGATATGCGGCTGGTAAAAGTAGCCCGCATGAAGAGCCTTGATATGATTAAAAACAACTACTTCTCCCATCAGTCGCCTACGTACGGCTCTCCCTTTGACCTGATGAGGTCCCAGGGGATTACATATCGGGCTGCTGGAGAAAATTTGGCAGGAGCGAGCTCGGTTACACAGGCTCATACCAATCTCATGAACTCCTCCGGACACCGGGCTAACATTCTGAACGCCAATTACAACCGTATCGGCATCGGCATCGTCAAAGGCGGTCCGTACGGAATGATGATTAGCCAGGAGTTTATTGGAATCTAA
- a CDS encoding efflux RND transporter periplasmic adaptor subunit produces the protein MQAIGKRIRQYKGWLILLLVVALLATGGAIYFKKGSTPVVNETTVTVGRGDIAETASATGTISAVNSVDISSRVTGLIRELNVKENDIVKAGQVLVVLDDTSLRAQLAQYEAQLENYAAIYERSQKMAAIGGESLQQLDTDRTNYLVSQSTYNNYASQLEYYVIKAPIDGVVVGKPTPAGQTVAQGISSPQVIMTIADMSQMQIKVMVDETDVGKVQVGQKVSFTVDAYTDKTFTGTVTNISKSATTSSNVVYYPVYVDVDSPAGLLYPTMTARVTVNIGESKNALVVPLSALKEDKGEQYVQLKENGELRRTPVQIGLRDDTKVEILSGLSEGDNVVIPAAAAKSATTTNTRQRQGPSLF, from the coding sequence ATGCAGGCAATTGGTAAAAGAATTAGGCAATATAAAGGATGGCTGATTCTCTTGCTGGTAGTCGCGCTGCTGGCGACAGGGGGAGCAATCTATTTCAAAAAAGGCAGCACTCCTGTTGTTAATGAGACTACGGTTACCGTAGGGCGCGGCGACATTGCGGAGACAGCCTCCGCGACCGGAACTATTTCAGCAGTAAACTCAGTTGATATTAGTTCCCGCGTGACAGGTCTAATCAGAGAACTTAACGTAAAGGAAAATGATATTGTAAAGGCCGGACAGGTTTTGGTAGTTTTGGATGATACCAGCTTAAGAGCACAACTTGCCCAATATGAAGCCCAGTTGGAAAATTATGCCGCCATCTATGAGCGCAGCCAAAAAATGGCAGCTATTGGCGGCGAGTCGCTCCAACAACTGGATACCGACCGTACAAACTACCTCGTGTCCCAGTCCACATATAACAACTACGCATCGCAACTGGAATACTATGTAATTAAGGCCCCTATCGACGGTGTCGTGGTCGGCAAGCCCACACCCGCCGGACAGACGGTAGCACAGGGTATCTCCAGTCCCCAGGTAATAATGACGATTGCCGATATGTCACAAATGCAGATTAAGGTAATGGTAGATGAGACGGATGTCGGCAAAGTGCAGGTGGGGCAAAAGGTTTCTTTCACCGTGGACGCTTATACAGACAAAACTTTTACCGGCACGGTAACGAACATTTCCAAAAGTGCCACCACTTCGTCCAATGTGGTGTATTATCCGGTATATGTTGATGTGGATTCGCCGGCAGGCCTGTTATATCCCACCATGACCGCCAGGGTAACTGTCAATATCGGTGAGAGCAAAAATGCGCTGGTTGTGCCGCTGTCGGCCCTCAAGGAAGATAAAGGAGAACAGTATGTACAGCTGAAGGAAAACGGCGAATTACGGAGGACCCCGGTCCAAATTGGTCTAAGAGATGATACCAAGGTGGAAATCCTGAGCGGCCTTAGTGAAGGCGACAATGTTGTCATACCTGCGGCTGCGGCTAAGTCGGCAACTACTACTAACACTCGGCAGAGACAGGGACCATCGCTGTTCTAG
- a CDS encoding metal-dependent transcriptional regulator, which translates to MLSPSLEDYLEEIYRFSVSNDIVRVTDISQKLNVKLPSVTKALGKLRAGGYITYQKYGMMGLTDKGRQMGCYLVERNTLLQDFLRTICADCDVAAEAEAMEHYLSKSTISSIKRLMGFMKENTEVYQRFVEYVQTTAYRHKG; encoded by the coding sequence ATGCTGTCACCCAGTCTGGAAGATTATTTAGAGGAAATCTACAGATTCTCAGTCAGCAATGATATAGTGCGAGTTACCGACATCAGCCAGAAATTGAATGTTAAGCTTCCTTCAGTAACCAAGGCGCTGGGAAAACTCCGCGCGGGAGGTTATATTACCTACCAGAAATACGGCATGATGGGGCTGACTGACAAAGGCCGGCAGATGGGTTGTTACCTCGTGGAAAGAAACACACTCCTGCAGGATTTTCTCAGGACAATCTGTGCCGACTGCGATGTTGCCGCTGAAGCCGAAGCAATGGAACATTACCTGTCAAAATCAACCATATCTTCAATAAAGCGTTTGATGGGATTTATGAAAGAGAACACGGAAGTCTATCAGCGGTTTGTGGAGTATGTGCAAACAACTGCCTATAGACACAAAGGATAA
- a CDS encoding ABC transporter ATP-binding protein, translating into MAIALTDVTKVYHMGDTTVYALAGVTLSVNNGDFAAITGPSGSGKSTLMNIIGCLDRPTGGSYRLGGEEVATLTDDQLALTRNKKIGFVFQNFNLLPRMSALQNVALPLVYAKIDRQTRLEKAKQTLAIVGLEERKDHRPNELSGGQRQRVAIARALVNDPEIIIADEPTGNLDTKSSNEIMEIFCRLNQQGRTVIMVTHEPDIAAYARRVILVRDGNIIKDEVRQEVAECSGKVS; encoded by the coding sequence ATGGCGATTGCGCTAACGGATGTAACCAAAGTATATCATATGGGTGATACCACTGTGTATGCACTGGCAGGTGTGACACTATCCGTCAATAACGGGGACTTTGCCGCCATCACTGGTCCGTCGGGATCAGGCAAGTCAACTCTGATGAATATTATTGGCTGCCTTGACCGGCCGACCGGCGGCTCGTACCGGCTAGGCGGAGAGGAAGTTGCGACTTTGACTGATGATCAGTTGGCTTTGACCCGCAATAAAAAGATCGGTTTCGTATTTCAAAACTTCAATCTGCTGCCACGGATGTCAGCCTTGCAAAATGTTGCTTTGCCGCTTGTTTACGCCAAAATAGATAGACAAACACGACTGGAAAAGGCTAAACAAACATTGGCGATTGTCGGTCTTGAGGAGCGTAAAGACCATCGTCCCAATGAGCTTTCCGGCGGCCAGCGGCAGCGGGTAGCCATCGCCAGGGCATTGGTTAATGACCCGGAGATTATTATTGCTGATGAACCGACTGGAAATCTTGACACCAAATCCAGCAATGAGATAATGGAGATTTTTTGCAGGTTGAATCAACAGGGGCGGACGGTAATTATGGTCACCCATGAACCGGATATTGCAGCCTATGCCCGGCGGGTTATCCTGGTCCGGGATGGAAATATTATTAAAGATGAGGTCAGGCAGGAGGTAGCGGAATGTTCTGGGAAAGTGTCCTGA